From Pempheris klunzingeri isolate RE-2024b chromosome 18, fPemKlu1.hap1, whole genome shotgun sequence, a single genomic window includes:
- the tmem63a gene encoding CSC1-like protein 1, protein MSSLWWEQWPLLVANGTPPSFFDNTSCFSSTQSTVLNGVPFGGVPVVLLLDFSVFLVLLILFSIIRRKFWDYGRLALVADNKGFTDSGHRQYGFMSSLQSSMDDPDHELGFCSWLPYILRMDEEKIKDRCGMDAVHYLSFQRHLIALLTVITITSLGIILPVNLTGELMGDKPRNFGRTTIGNLQKGNNLLWLHTVFAVLYLILTVVILRRHTSQIKSMPRETTRKTLFVCSVPKTATKEAVNTHFTEAYPSCQVRAVTLGYNVAKLMHLDEERMRAEKNLHYYRNTEKLELINPRVCGHLCCCSNCEKVDAIEYYSTKERDLLEEVEKQVELVPQHPLGIAFVTLQTEAMAKYILKDFNALKCRGTCCCCAEPQPSTNSETLKVNKWTVSFAPHPKNVYWENLSVRGFPWYMRYVMLNFLLFFLLTFLTTPTIIISTIDKFNVTNPIHNLNSPIISQFFPTLLLWAFSALLPTIVYYSTLGEAHWSRSSEQLSMMRKLYFFLLFMVLILPSLGLTSLAVFFRWLFDKEFLSGGKLRFECVFLPDQGAFFVNYVIAAGLVGSGMELLRLPGLLLYIIRMALARSAAERKYVKENQAYEFEYGAMYGWTLCVLTVIMAYSIICPIIVPFGLLYMLLKHMVDKYNLYFAYLPASLDRQVHLVAVNQALAAPIICLIWLYFFSVLRTGFWYSTSMFTLVVLCLTVFISVSYTCFGHFKYLSPRNYEEDEDEDTADGMNENTMVYLPRVLNSKLLASAPQESKPQRSYGSTDSSPVNGCSPVEGSRSDD, encoded by the exons ATGTCTTCCCTGTGGTGGGAGCAGTGGCCCCTGCTGGTTGCAAATGGTACTCCCCCCAGCTTCTTCGACAACACGAGCTGCTTCAGCTCCACACAGAGCACCGTACTCAACGGAGTCCCCTTTGGAGGAGTGccagtggtgctgctgctcgatttctctgtctttctg GTGCTGCTGATCCTCTTCTCTATTATCCGGAGGAAGTTCTGGGACTACGGGCGTCTGGCATTAGTTGCAGACAACAAAGG CTTCACTGATTCAGGACACCGTCAATATGGATTCATGTCATCCTTACAGTCGAGTATGGATGACCCGGACCATGAACTG gGATTCTGTTCTTGGCTGCCTTACATCCTCAGAATGGA tgaagAAAAAATTAAGGACAGGTGTGGTATGGATGCTGTTCACTACCTGTCCTTCCAGCGTCATCTGATCGCCCTGCTGACGGTCATAACTATCACCTCCCTCGGAATCATACTGCCTGTCAACCTGACTGGAGAACTGATGG GTGATAAACCAAGGAATTTTGGAAGGACAACTATTGGGAATCTTCAAAAAGG AAACAACCTGTTATGGCTCCATACAGTGTTTGCAGTTCTGTACCTGATCCTGACAGTTGTCATATTGCGACGTCACACGTCTCAGATCAAAAGCATGCCCAGAGAGACT ACCAGGAAGACTTTATTTGTGTGTTCAGTCCCTAAAACAGCAACAAAGGAAGCTGTTAACACCCATTTCAC agagGCGTACCCATCCTGTCAAGTGCGTGCTGTGACCCTCGGCTACAACGTGGCCAAACTCATGCACCTTGATGAGGAAAG GATGCGAGCTGAAAAAAACCTGCACTACTACAGGAATACAGAGAAACTTGAGCTGATTAACCCCCGTGTGTGTGGCCACCTCTGTTGCTGTTCCAACTGTGAGAAG GTTGATGCCATCGAGTACTACAGTACTAAAGAACGAGACTTGCTGGAAGAGGTGGAGAAGCAGGTAGAACTGGTGCCACAGCACCCCCTGGGGATTGCCTTCGTCACTTTGCAGACCGAGGCTATGGCCAAGTA CATTTTGAAAGACTTCAATGCACTCAAGTGTAGAGGcacatgctgctgttgtgcGGAGCCCCAACCTTCAACCAACAGTGAAACTCTGAAAGTGAACAAGTGGACGGTCAGCTTTGCACCCCATCCCAAAAATGTGTATTG GGAGAACCTGTCAGTGCGGGGTTTTCCCTGGTACATGCGCTATGTGATGCTCAACTTCTTGCTCTTCTTCCTGCTCACCTTCCTCACGACtcccaccatcatcatcagcaccatAGACAAGTTCAACGTGACTAACCCCATCCACAATCTCAAT AGCCCCATTATCAGTCAGTTCTTCCCCACTCTCCTGCTGTGGGCCTTCTCTGCGTTGCTGCCAACCATTGTCTACTATTCTACACTCGGAGAGGCACACTGGAGCAg GTCCAGTGAGCAGCTGAGCATGATGCGTAAACTCTATTTCTTCTTGCTCTTCATGGTGCTTATTCTCCCCTCGCTTGGCCTCACCAG TCTTGCAGTGTTTTTCCGTTGGCTGTTTGACAAAGAGTTTCTCTCAGGTGGGAAACTGAGGTTTGA gtgtgtgttcttACCTGACCAAGGGGCGTTTTTTGTCAACTACGTGATCGCGGCGGGCCTGGTGGGCTCTGGGATGGAGTTGCTGCGGTTGCCGGGGTTACTGCTTTACATCATTCGCATGGCACTTGCTCGCTCTGCTGCTGAAAGGAAATATGTCAAAGAG AACCAGGCCTATGAGTTTGAATATGGAGCCATGTATGGCTGGACcctgtgtgtgctgactgtCATCATGGCTTACAGCATCATATGTCCTATTATTGTGCCTTTTG GTCTCCTGTACATGTTGCTGAAGCACATGGTAGACAAATACAACCTGTACTTTGCCTACCTGCCTGCAAGCCTAGACCGCCAGGTCCACCTGGTAGCTGTCAATCAAGCTCTGGCCGCACCCATCATCTGCCTAATATGGCTTTACTTCTTTTCCGTTCTGAGAACAG GTTTCTGGTATTCCACTTCTATGTTCACGCTGGTAGTCCTGTGTCTCACTGTCTTCATCAGCGTCAGCTACACCTGCTTTGGCCATTTCAAGTACCTCAGTCCACGCAACTATGAG gaggacgaggacgaggataCAGCGGAcggaatgaatgaaaacaccaTG GTCTACCTTCCCAGAGTGCTGAATTCCAAATTGCTTGCCAGTGCCCCACAAGAGTCTAAACCTCAGAGGTCTTACGGCTCTACAGACAGCAGCCCGGTGAATGGCTGCAGCCCAGTGGAGGGGAGCAGGTCAGATGACTGA
- the mrps18a gene encoding large ribosomal subunit protein mL66 yields the protein MAARSLLRSAWTSFTSLKLGVTGTNVRIQQKINVPQLSALTIQSRGIRQVVETQEGKTTTIEGKTLGGPAAPHPPNPAAKCPIYRWDLQHKYNYTDVLLLSQFIRSDGGLLPRRITGLCPEEHRKIAICVQMAHRAGLLPDHKPKLPEGHVPKRPKPQLNRYLTRWSIDSVKPIYKSGLKWCKKRMSVGHPALRNNVRYGVKPLYIKH from the exons ATGGCTGCCCGCAGTCTGTTGAGGTCTGCATGGACCTCATTTACAAGCTTAAAATTAGGTGTCACAGGTACTAACGTGAGGATTCAACAAAAGATAAATGTTCCGCAGTTATCGGCTTTAACCATTCAGAGCCGAGGGATCCGCCAAG TGGTGGAGACGcaagaaggaaaaacaacaaca ATTGAGGGAAAAACTCTGGGCGGCCCAGCAGCACCACATCCTCCAAACCCTGCAGCCAAGTGTCCCATCTACAGATGGGACCTACAGCACAAATACAACTACACG GACGTCTTGTTGCTCAGTCAGTTCATCAGGTCAGACGGAGGGCTGTTGCCCAGGAGAATCACTGGTCTCTGTCCGGAGGAGCATCGAAAGATTGCCATCTGTGTACAAATGGCCCACAGAGCAG GTCTGCTGCCTGACCACAAACCCAAACTTCCAGAGGGCCATGTCCCAAAGAGGCCCAAGCCACAGCTTAACAG atacCTGACCCGCTGGTCCATTGACTCAGTGAAGCCCATCTATAAAAGTGGACTAAAGTGGTGTAAGAAGCGCATGTCTGTTGGCCACCCAGCACTCAGGAACAATGTGCGTTACGGCGTCAAGCCCCTTTACATAAAACACTGA
- the rsph9 gene encoding radial spoke head protein 9 homolog: MDSNSLYYSLELVSGNGCTLNVEQRTALQTSLVILKKNYKFHRVLFWGKIVGLKEDYFITQGRGEDEMKDKKNLYSFNCMDWFLLPPATDSMIEEVSRAAKGRFIGDPSYVYEHVGRQAESKDAAEEEVVTKVNEESRLAVTVHQIDEEVSVVPRGAFIKSPHGLVQINRSFGGLSHSEAGKLDNFLHFSEPKNLKKKSILEMADSNPAIDFLDVLSDDIPKGSWSLQFECASKVCVLRSLLWLGLTFYHVPTTPQHGYIYIGDGTKNLDLPFML, from the exons ATGGACTCAAATTCGTTATACTACTCTCTGGAGCTCGTTTCCGGTAACGGGTGTACGTTAAACGTTGAGCAAAGAACCGCTCTGCAGACCTCCTTAGTGATCCTGAAGAAAAACTACAAGTTCCATCGAGTCCTGTTTTGGGGCAAAATAGTGGGATTAAAGGAGGATTATTTCATCACTcaggggagaggagaagatgagATGAAGGATAAAAAGAACCTCTATAG cTTCAACTGCATGGACTGGTTCCTGCTCCCTCCTGCCACAGACTCTATGATTGAAGAAGTGTCCCGAGCTGCAAAGGGTCGCTTTATAGGAGACCCCTCATATGTGTATGAGCATGtagggaggcaggcagagagcaaggacgctgcagaggaagaggtaGTG ACCAAAGTCAACGAGGAAAGCAGGCTGGCAGTGACAGTTCACCAGATTGACGAGGAAGTGTCTGTGGTACCGCGTGGCGCCTTCATCAAGAGTCCACATGGCCTTGTCCAGATCAACCGCAGCtttggtg GCCTGTCTCACTCAGAAGCTGGGAAGCTCGACAACTTCCTTCACTTCAGTGAACCAAAGAATCTGAAGAAGAAATCCATCCTGGAAATGGCCGATTCGAACCCAGCCATTGACTTCCTGGATGTACTGAGTGATGACATCCCTAAAG GATCTTGGAGTCTTCAGTTTGAATGTGCCAGCAAAGTGTGCGTGCTGCGCAGCCTGTTGTGGCTTGGCCTGACCTTCTACCATGTGCCAACGACACCCCAGCATGGATACATCTACATCGGTGATGGAACCAAGAATTTGGACCTTCCCTTCATGCTATAA